From one Streptomyces sp. N50 genomic stretch:
- the tatC gene encoding twin-arginine translocase subunit TatC: MPKSARKKEKDPEGRMPLADHLRELRNRLAKAMLAIIVVTCVAAFFYNDIVNIITKPVLDSVGCASTFEELRKAGDKTHQCAQITINGLLTPFTLALKVSLMAGVVLASPVWLYQLWGFVAPGLHKNEKKYALGFVGTGVPLFLAGAYFAYRVLPTTAKVLLGFTPKDVSNLLPLDDLLDLVTRMVLVFGLSFELPLLLIMLNLTGALTGKRMLGWWRAMILGITVFAAVATPSTDPLTMLALAGPIWVLYFGAVVFSLLNDRRKRRRDAEGPDDDEASDLDLTPEDIGEIETVSAGRAALPEQASGTGSDRVNGYDDVT, translated from the coding sequence TTGCCTAAGTCTGCCCGCAAGAAGGAGAAGGACCCCGAGGGGCGGATGCCCCTCGCGGACCATCTGCGCGAGCTGCGCAACCGGCTCGCGAAGGCGATGCTCGCCATCATCGTGGTGACCTGCGTGGCCGCCTTCTTCTACAACGACATCGTCAACATCATCACCAAGCCGGTGCTGGACTCGGTCGGTTGCGCCTCGACCTTCGAGGAACTGCGCAAGGCCGGTGACAAGACGCACCAGTGCGCGCAGATCACCATCAACGGTCTGCTGACGCCGTTCACGCTGGCGTTGAAGGTGTCCCTGATGGCCGGTGTCGTCCTGGCGTCCCCGGTCTGGCTCTACCAGCTCTGGGGCTTCGTCGCTCCGGGCCTGCACAAGAACGAGAAGAAGTACGCGCTCGGCTTCGTCGGTACCGGCGTTCCGCTGTTCCTCGCCGGCGCCTACTTCGCCTACCGGGTGCTGCCCACCACCGCGAAGGTCCTGCTCGGCTTCACGCCGAAGGACGTCAGCAACCTGCTGCCGCTGGACGACCTGCTCGACCTGGTCACGCGCATGGTGCTGGTCTTCGGCCTCTCCTTCGAGCTGCCGCTGCTGCTGATCATGCTCAACCTCACGGGCGCGCTGACCGGCAAGCGGATGCTCGGCTGGTGGCGCGCGATGATCCTCGGCATCACGGTCTTCGCGGCCGTCGCCACCCCCAGCACCGACCCGCTGACCATGCTGGCGCTGGCCGGGCCGATCTGGGTGCTGTACTTCGGCGCCGTCGTCTTCTCCCTGCTCAACGACCGGCGCAAGCGCCGTCGCGACGCGGAGGGACCGGACGACGACGAGGCCTCGGACCTGGACCTCACCCCCGAGGACATCGGCGAGATCGAAACCGTCTCGGCCGGCCGGGCAGCCCTGCCCGAGCAGGCGAGCGGCACGGGTTCCGACCGGGTCAACGGATACGACGACGTGACCTGA
- the tatA gene encoding Sec-independent protein translocase subunit TatA, whose protein sequence is MFGRLGAPEIILILVVIVLLFGAKKLPDMARSLGKSARILKSEAKAMKEEGNTTPTPAGPPNTDESVQRTIQAAPGDVTSARPVTEPSDTTKR, encoded by the coding sequence ATGTTCGGAAGGCTCGGAGCACCCGAGATCATTCTCATCCTCGTCGTCATCGTGCTCCTGTTCGGCGCGAAGAAGCTTCCGGACATGGCCCGCTCGCTCGGCAAGTCCGCCCGCATCCTCAAGAGCGAAGCCAAGGCGATGAAGGAAGAGGGCAACACCACGCCCACCCCCGCCGGCCCGCCGAACACCGACGAGTCCGTGCAGCGCACCATCCAGGCGGCCCCCGGCGACGTGACCAGTGCGCGTCCCGTCACCGAGCCGTCGGACACGACCAAGCGCTGA
- a CDS encoding DEAD/DEAH box helicase, protein MIVLLSVAPGTLESTMTEDLSPAERYAAARLRAAEQATALADFREMYDFGLDPFQIEACQALEAGKGVLVAAPTGSGKTIVGEFAVHLALQQGKKCFYTTPIKALSNQKYADLCRRYGADKVGLLTGDNSVNSEAPVVVMTTEVLRNMLYAGSQTLLGLGYVVMDEVHYLSDRFRGAVWEEVIIHLPESVTLVSLSATVSNAEEFGDWLDTVRGDTEVIVSEHRPVPLFQHVLAGRRMYDLFEEGEGSKKAVNPDLTRLARMEAQRPSYQDRKRGRAMREADRERERRSRSRVWTPGRPEVIERLDNEDLLPAITFIFSRAACEAAVQQCLYAGLRLNDDEAREKVRALVEERTASIPDEDLHVLGYYEWLEGLERGIAAHHAGMLPTFKEVVEELFLRGLVKAVFATETLALGINMPARSVVLEKLVKWNGEQHADITPGEYTQLTGRAGRRGIDVEGHAVVLWQRGISPEHLAGLAGTRTYPLRSSFKPSYNMAVNLVEQFGRHRSRELLETSFAQFQADRSVVGISRQVQRNEEGLEGYKDSMTCHLGDFDDYMRLRRELKDRETELARQGVALRRAEAAVALEKLKPGDVIHVPTGKYAGLALVLDPGLPAGRSNGHRGFEQHDGPRPLVLTVERQVKRLASMDFPVPVEALDRMRIPKSFNARSPQSRRDLASALRTKAGHIPPERARKQRSQAADDREIAQLRTAIRAHPCHGCNDREDHARWAERYHRLQRDTTQLERRIEGRTNTIARTFDRIVALLTDLDYLRGNEVTEHGKRLARLYGELDLLASECLREGVWEGLSPAELAACVSALVFEARVSDDATVPKVPSGAAKAALGEMVRIWGRLDALEEDFRITQTEGVGQREPDLGFAWAAYMWASGKGLDEVLREVEMPAGDFVRWCKQVIDVLGQISAAAPVTGGEAASTVAKNARKAVELLLRGVVAYSSVG, encoded by the coding sequence ATGATCGTCCTGTTGTCAGTGGCGCCCGGTACGCTCGAAAGCACGATGACAGAGGACCTCTCCCCGGCCGAGCGGTACGCGGCAGCCCGCCTGCGGGCAGCCGAGCAGGCCACCGCGCTCGCGGACTTCCGCGAGATGTACGACTTCGGTCTCGACCCCTTCCAGATCGAGGCCTGCCAGGCGCTCGAAGCGGGGAAGGGCGTGCTGGTCGCGGCGCCCACCGGCTCCGGCAAGACGATCGTCGGCGAGTTCGCCGTCCACCTCGCCCTCCAGCAGGGCAAGAAGTGCTTCTACACGACCCCGATCAAGGCGCTGTCGAACCAGAAGTACGCCGACCTGTGCCGCCGCTACGGCGCGGACAAGGTCGGCCTGCTCACCGGCGACAACAGCGTCAACTCCGAAGCCCCGGTGGTCGTCATGACCACCGAGGTGCTGCGCAACATGCTGTACGCCGGTTCGCAGACCCTCCTCGGCCTCGGCTACGTGGTCATGGACGAGGTGCACTACCTCTCCGACCGCTTCCGCGGCGCCGTATGGGAAGAGGTGATCATCCACCTCCCCGAGTCGGTGACCCTGGTCTCCCTGTCGGCGACCGTGTCGAACGCCGAGGAGTTCGGCGACTGGCTCGACACCGTCCGCGGCGACACCGAGGTGATCGTCTCCGAGCACCGGCCCGTGCCGCTCTTCCAGCACGTGCTCGCCGGACGGCGGATGTACGACCTCTTCGAGGAGGGCGAGGGCAGCAAGAAGGCCGTCAACCCCGACCTCACCCGCCTGGCCCGCATGGAGGCCCAGCGCCCCTCGTACCAGGACCGCAAGCGCGGCCGTGCCATGCGCGAGGCCGACCGGGAGCGGGAGCGCAGATCGCGTTCGCGGGTGTGGACACCGGGCCGCCCCGAGGTCATCGAGCGGCTGGACAACGAGGACCTGCTGCCCGCCATCACGTTCATCTTCAGCCGCGCCGCCTGCGAGGCAGCCGTACAGCAGTGTCTGTACGCCGGGCTGCGGCTCAACGACGACGAGGCGCGGGAGAAGGTGCGGGCGCTCGTTGAGGAGCGCACGGCGTCCATTCCCGACGAGGACCTGCATGTCCTCGGGTACTACGAGTGGCTGGAAGGCCTGGAGCGCGGTATCGCGGCCCACCACGCGGGCATGCTGCCGACGTTCAAGGAGGTCGTGGAGGAGCTGTTCCTGCGCGGGCTCGTCAAGGCCGTGTTCGCCACGGAGACCCTGGCGCTCGGCATCAACATGCCCGCGCGCTCGGTGGTGTTGGAGAAGCTCGTCAAGTGGAACGGCGAGCAGCACGCCGACATCACCCCCGGCGAGTACACCCAGCTGACCGGCCGGGCCGGCCGCCGCGGCATCGACGTCGAGGGCCACGCCGTCGTGCTGTGGCAGCGCGGGATCAGCCCCGAGCACCTCGCGGGACTGGCCGGCACGCGCACGTACCCGCTGCGCTCCAGCTTCAAGCCGTCGTACAACATGGCGGTCAACCTCGTGGAGCAGTTCGGGCGGCACCGGTCGCGGGAGCTGCTGGAGACGTCCTTCGCGCAGTTCCAGGCGGACCGGTCGGTCGTCGGGATCTCGCGGCAGGTGCAGCGCAACGAGGAGGGTCTGGAGGGCTACAAGGACTCCATGACCTGCCACTTGGGCGACTTCGACGACTACATGCGGCTGCGCCGCGAGCTCAAGGACCGCGAGACCGAGCTGGCCCGGCAGGGCGTGGCGCTACGGCGCGCCGAGGCCGCCGTGGCGCTGGAGAAGCTCAAGCCGGGTGACGTCATCCATGTCCCGACCGGCAAGTACGCGGGCCTGGCACTGGTGCTGGACCCGGGACTGCCCGCGGGGCGGTCCAACGGCCATCGCGGCTTCGAGCAGCACGACGGGCCGCGTCCGCTGGTCCTGACGGTGGAGCGGCAGGTCAAGCGGCTCGCGTCGATGGACTTCCCCGTCCCCGTCGAGGCGTTGGACCGGATGCGGATCCCCAAGTCCTTCAACGCCCGTTCCCCGCAGTCCCGTCGGGACCTGGCGTCCGCGCTGCGCACCAAGGCCGGGCACATCCCGCCGGAACGGGCCCGCAAGCAGCGCTCACAGGCCGCGGACGACCGGGAGATCGCGCAGTTGCGTACGGCGATCCGGGCGCATCCGTGTCATGGGTGCAACGACCGTGAGGATCACGCGCGTTGGGCCGAGCGGTATCACCGGCTGCAGCGGGACACGACGCAGTTGGAGCGGCGGATCGAGGGGCGGACGAACACGATCGCCCGTACCTTCGACCGGATCGTCGCGCTGTTGACCGACCTGGACTATCTGCGGGGCAACGAGGTCACCGAGCACGGGAAGCGGCTGGCGCGGCTGTACGGCGAGCTTGATCTGCTGGCCAGTGAGTGTCTGCGCGAGGGGGTTTGGGAGGGGCTTTCTCCTGCTGAACTCGCCGCGTGTGTCTCGGCGTTGGTCTTCGAGGCGCGGGTCAGTGACGACGCGACCGTGCCCAAGGTGCCGTCGGGTGCGGCCAAGGCCGCGCTGGGGGAGATGGTGCGGATCTGGGGGCGGCTTGACGCCCTTGAGGAAGACTTCCGGATCACTCAGACCGAGGGGGTCGGGCAGCGGGAGCCTGATCTTGGGTTTGCCTGGGCCGCGTATATGTGGGCCAGTGGGAAGGGGTTGGACGAGGTGCTTCGGGAGGTTGAGATGCCTGCGGGGGACTTTGTCCGGTGGTGTAAGCAGGTGATCGATGTGCTGGGGCAGATTTCTGCTGCGGCGCCGGTCACTGGGGGCGAGGCGGCTTCTACCGTGGCCAAGAATGCGCGGAAGGCTGTTGAGCTGTTGTTGCGGGGGGTTGTGGCCTACTCGTCTGTGGGGTGA
- a CDS encoding urea amidolyase associated protein UAAP1, translating to MATATTYGARDHARAQEGTRAEAMPVVPAGDWPAPPCEAGHLVWAETVAGGNYTHRVLARGTELRLTDLRGDACAHLLLYAADRPWERLNVADTVKVQWNAYLGEGQLLLSDQGRVLASLVADTSGRHDALCGTSTLVRNTERYGDGTPQSDSPAGRELFKLAAAKNGLEPRDLPPSLSFFQGVEVRDDGSLDFTGSTGPGGSVTLRAEQDVTVLIANVPHPADPRDDYVNSPLEVLAWRAEATEPGDPLWEATPEGRRAFLNTTEFLAARGLI from the coding sequence ATGGCGACAGCGACCACTTACGGAGCCCGCGACCACGCCCGCGCCCAGGAGGGCACACGGGCCGAGGCGATGCCCGTCGTCCCGGCCGGCGACTGGCCGGCCCCGCCCTGCGAGGCGGGCCACCTGGTGTGGGCCGAGACGGTGGCGGGCGGCAACTACACCCACCGCGTCCTGGCCCGAGGCACCGAACTCCGCCTGACCGACCTGCGCGGCGACGCCTGCGCCCACCTCCTCCTCTACGCGGCCGACCGCCCCTGGGAGCGCCTGAACGTCGCCGACACGGTCAAGGTCCAGTGGAACGCCTACCTCGGCGAGGGCCAGCTCCTCCTCTCCGACCAGGGCCGCGTCCTCGCCTCCCTCGTCGCCGACACCTCCGGCCGGCACGACGCGCTGTGCGGCACCTCCACCCTGGTCCGCAACACCGAGCGCTACGGCGACGGCACCCCGCAGTCCGACTCCCCTGCCGGACGTGAGCTGTTCAAGCTCGCGGCCGCCAAGAACGGCCTGGAACCACGGGACTTGCCGCCCTCGCTCTCCTTCTTCCAGGGCGTCGAGGTCCGCGACGACGGCTCCCTCGACTTCACCGGCTCGACGGGCCCCGGCGGCAGCGTGACCCTGCGCGCCGAACAGGACGTGACCGTACTGATCGCGAACGTCCCGCATCCGGCCGACCCGCGCGACGACTACGTCAACTCCCCGCTGGAGGTGCTCGCTTGGCGCGCCGAGGCCACCGAGCCGGGCGACCCGCTGTGGGAGGCCACGCCCGAAGGCCGCCGCGCGTTCCTCAACACCACCGAATTCCTTGCCGCGAGGGGGCTCATATGA
- the atzF gene encoding allophanate hydrolase: MSTTVSRVRAAYARMEAVNRPEIWIDLRPQPDVESEARAIDERVAAGEQLPLAGRLFAAKGNIDVHGLPTTAGCPSYAYAPEADAPVVARLRAAGAIVLGTTNLDQFATGLVGTRSPYGAVRNAHDPERISGGSSAGSAVAVALGIVDFALGTDTAGSGRVPAAFNGIVGLKPTRGLVPTVGVVPACASIDCVTVFARTLPEAEQPLAFMTSPPTRDLPPLPQRTPGPWRIAVPPRDQLGELDEGWSEAYEGAVTRLSDAGAEIRTLDLTPFTEAAAMLYEGAFVAERYTAVGAFVDKAIASGTEGLDPTVAGIITRARDIPAHQLYADEERLAALRTRALSELADADALLLPTTPGHPTLSEVAANPLGANARLGRFTNSTNLFDLAAVAVPSGEVNGLPFGVMLIGPAFTDDRLARIVRELEPETHIAVVGAHLTGQPLNPQLLSLGARLDRTTTTAPVYRLHALTTTPPKPGLVHVGEGGAAIETEVWRLPAEGLGHLLASLPRPMTLGSVELADGTSVPGFLCEPAALADAEDITTYGGWRNYVRS; encoded by the coding sequence ATGTCGACCACCGTGTCCCGAGTCCGAGCCGCCTACGCCCGCATGGAGGCGGTGAACCGCCCGGAGATCTGGATCGACCTGCGCCCGCAGCCGGACGTGGAGTCCGAGGCACGGGCCATCGACGAGCGAGTAGCGGCGGGCGAGCAACTCCCCCTCGCCGGGCGTCTGTTCGCGGCCAAGGGCAACATAGACGTCCACGGCCTCCCGACCACGGCGGGCTGCCCGTCGTACGCCTACGCCCCGGAAGCCGACGCCCCGGTGGTGGCCCGTCTCCGCGCGGCGGGCGCGATCGTGCTCGGCACCACGAACCTCGACCAGTTCGCCACGGGCCTGGTCGGCACCCGCTCCCCGTACGGCGCGGTCCGCAACGCCCACGATCCCGAGCGGATCAGCGGCGGCTCCAGCGCGGGTTCGGCCGTGGCCGTGGCCCTCGGCATCGTCGACTTCGCCCTCGGCACCGACACCGCGGGCTCGGGCCGGGTCCCCGCCGCCTTCAACGGCATCGTCGGCCTGAAGCCCACCCGGGGCCTGGTCCCGACAGTGGGCGTGGTCCCGGCCTGCGCGTCGATCGACTGCGTGACGGTCTTCGCCCGCACCCTCCCCGAGGCCGAACAGCCCCTGGCCTTCATGACCTCCCCACCGACCCGCGACCTCCCGCCCCTCCCCCAACGCACCCCGGGCCCCTGGCGCATAGCGGTCCCCCCACGGGACCAGCTGGGCGAACTGGACGAGGGCTGGTCGGAGGCCTACGAGGGGGCAGTGACCCGCCTGTCCGACGCGGGCGCCGAGATCCGCACCCTGGACCTCACCCCGTTCACGGAAGCGGCGGCGATGCTCTACGAGGGCGCGTTCGTGGCGGAGCGCTACACAGCGGTAGGGGCATTTGTCGACAAGGCGATCGCCTCCGGCACCGAGGGCCTGGACCCCACAGTCGCCGGCATCATCACCCGAGCCCGGGACATCCCGGCCCACCAGCTGTACGCGGACGAGGAACGCCTGGCCGCCCTCCGCACCCGGGCCCTCTCCGAACTGGCAGACGCGGACGCCCTGTTGCTCCCGACAACTCCGGGTCACCCCACCCTGTCCGAGGTGGCGGCCAACCCCCTGGGCGCCAACGCCCGCCTGGGCCGCTTCACCAACTCCACGAACCTCTTCGACCTGGCGGCGGTGGCAGTCCCGTCGGGCGAGGTGAACGGGTTGCCCTTCGGCGTCATGCTGATCGGCCCGGCATTCACGGACGACCGCTTGGCGCGAATAGTCCGCGAGTTGGAGCCGGAGACCCACATAGCCGTAGTCGGCGCCCACCTGACGGGGCAGCCCCTGAACCCCCAACTACTCTCCCTGGGCGCCCGCTTGGACCGCACCACCACAACGGCCCCGGTCTACCGCCTACACGCCCTCACAACAACTCCGCCCAAGCCGGGCCTGGTTCACGTCGGCGAGGGCGGAGCGGCAATAGAAACGGAGGTCTGGCGCCTACCGGCAGAGGGCCTGGGCCACTTGCTGGCGAGCCTGCCCCGCCCAATGACACTGGGAAGCGTTGAACTGGCAGACGGCACAAGCGTGCCGGGCTTCCTCTGCGAGCCGGCGGCGCTGGCAGACGCAGAGGACATAACAACCTACGGCGGCTGGCGAAACTACGTGAGGTCTTGA
- a CDS encoding 5-oxoprolinase/urea amidolyase family protein: MTFDTLLIANRGEIAVRIIRTARELGLRTVAVYSDADRAAPHVRLADEAVRLGPAPAKESYLDADLVLKAAKDTGAGAIHPGYGFLSEDAAFARRCEDAGIVFVGPTPAQLELFGAKHTARAAAEAEGVQLAPGTGLLANLDEALAQSRLIGYPVMLKATGGGGGIGMSACHSPAELTESWERVQRVAAASFSSAGVFLERLVEHARHVEVQVFGDGKGRVVTFGDRDCSLQRRNQKVVEEAPAPGLPDHIRTQLATSARDLCASVGYRSAGTVEFVYDARREEAYFLEVNTRLQVEHPVTEEVYGVDLVAWMLRLAQGEPDVVHAPGTPRGHAVEARVYAEDPSREHRPSAGLLTRVEFPDGVRVDGWVETGTEVTTSYDPMLAKVIAYGPDRAHALRRLDEALARTRVDGIETNLGLVRAALAEPDFRAATHSTATLTTVTDPTPRIEIVSGGTLTTVQDWPGRTGYWQVGVPPCGPMDDLSFRLGNRALGNEEGTPGLECTLQGPTLRFTHATTVCVTGAPAPVTVDDTPVPQWEPVTVPAGATLEIGTPAEHGLRTYVLVAGGLDVPAFLGSASTFTLGRFGGHGGRALRTGDVLHGGTVTEGTPVPTADRPTFAAVWDVAAVEGPHAAPEFFTEDDIHDFYAADWKVHFNSARTGVRLVGPKPRWARTDGGEAGLHPSNIHDTPYSVGAVDYTGDMPVLLGPDGPSLGGFVCPATVISQERWKLGQFRPGDTVRFTPVNVDGSPRPDIVDGGILARDGDVTFRRSGDDNLLVEFGPMQLDLAQRMRVHALMEAVAEADFEGVTDLTPGIRSLQIQTDPARLPQSQLLTSVREIAAALPPTDQLIVPSRTVHLPLSWDDPATREAIARYMAGVRDDAPWCPWNIEFIRRVNGLDAVEDVYGTVFDAEYLVLGLGDVYLGAPVATPLDPRHRLVTTKYNPARTWTAENSVGIGGAYLCVYGMEGPGGYQFVGRTTQVWSGWQQRGAFEPGSPWLLRFFDRIKWYPVEPDELLELRADITSGRFVPRIEEGTFSLAEYEAFLAEHAESIAEFRSRQQTAFGAERDAWEAAGEFTRAEAAAAPAPPQAEVTVPAGGRLVEAEFAASVWQLNVEPGDEVTAGQPLLALEAMKMESRVHAPMAGIVTEVLARPGDQVEAGTALVVLAPAS; the protein is encoded by the coding sequence ATGACCTTCGACACACTGCTGATCGCCAACCGGGGCGAGATCGCCGTCCGCATCATCCGCACGGCCCGCGAACTCGGCCTGCGCACGGTCGCCGTGTACTCCGACGCCGACCGCGCGGCACCCCACGTACGGCTCGCCGACGAGGCGGTACGACTCGGCCCGGCCCCCGCCAAAGAGTCGTACCTGGACGCCGACTTGGTGCTCAAGGCGGCCAAGGACACGGGCGCGGGAGCGATCCACCCCGGCTACGGCTTCCTCTCCGAGGACGCGGCCTTCGCAAGGCGCTGCGAGGACGCCGGAATCGTGTTCGTCGGCCCGACTCCCGCACAGTTGGAGCTGTTCGGCGCGAAGCACACGGCACGGGCGGCGGCCGAGGCAGAGGGTGTCCAACTGGCCCCTGGTACAGGCCTGTTGGCGAACCTGGACGAGGCGCTCGCCCAATCGCGGCTGATCGGCTACCCCGTCATGCTCAAGGCGACCGGCGGAGGCGGCGGCATCGGCATGTCGGCCTGCCACTCCCCCGCCGAACTCACCGAGTCCTGGGAACGGGTGCAGCGCGTGGCCGCCGCCTCCTTCTCCTCCGCCGGCGTCTTCCTGGAACGCCTCGTCGAGCACGCCCGCCATGTCGAGGTCCAGGTCTTCGGCGACGGCAAGGGCAGGGTCGTCACCTTCGGCGACCGCGACTGCTCCCTCCAGCGCCGCAACCAGAAGGTGGTGGAGGAAGCCCCCGCACCAGGCCTCCCCGACCACATCCGCACCCAACTGGCCACCTCCGCACGCGACTTGTGCGCCTCGGTCGGCTACCGCTCCGCAGGCACGGTCGAGTTCGTCTACGACGCGAGGCGCGAGGAGGCCTACTTCCTGGAGGTCAACACCCGCCTCCAGGTGGAACATCCGGTCACCGAGGAGGTCTACGGCGTCGACCTGGTCGCCTGGATGCTGCGGCTGGCCCAGGGCGAGCCCGACGTCGTCCACGCCCCCGGCACCCCGCGCGGCCACGCCGTCGAGGCCCGCGTCTACGCAGAGGACCCGTCCCGCGAACACCGGCCCAGCGCCGGCCTGTTGACCCGGGTCGAGTTCCCGGACGGCGTACGCGTCGACGGCTGGGTGGAGACCGGCACCGAGGTGACGACGTCGTACGACCCGATGCTCGCGAAGGTCATCGCCTACGGCCCCGACCGCGCCCACGCGCTCAGGCGCCTCGACGAGGCGCTGGCCCGCACCCGAGTGGACGGCATCGAGACGAACCTCGGCCTGGTCCGGGCGGCCCTGGCGGAGCCGGACTTCCGCGCGGCCACCCACTCCACGGCAACCCTCACCACCGTCACGGACCCCACCCCCCGCATCGAGATCGTCTCCGGCGGCACCCTCACCACGGTCCAGGACTGGCCGGGCCGCACCGGCTACTGGCAGGTCGGCGTCCCGCCGTGCGGCCCGATGGACGACCTCTCCTTCCGCCTCGGCAACCGCGCGCTCGGCAACGAGGAGGGCACCCCCGGCCTCGAATGCACCCTCCAGGGACCGACGTTGAGGTTCACCCACGCCACCACGGTGTGCGTGACGGGCGCCCCCGCACCGGTGACCGTCGACGACACCCCGGTCCCGCAATGGGAGCCGGTGACGGTACCGGCGGGCGCGACCCTGGAGATCGGCACCCCGGCCGAACACGGCCTGCGCACCTACGTGTTGGTCGCGGGCGGCCTGGACGTGCCGGCCTTCCTCGGCAGCGCGAGCACCTTCACCCTGGGCCGCTTCGGCGGCCACGGCGGCCGAGCCCTGCGCACCGGCGACGTCCTGCACGGCGGCACGGTCACCGAGGGCACACCCGTACCCACCGCCGACCGCCCGACCTTCGCCGCCGTATGGGACGTGGCGGCGGTCGAAGGCCCGCACGCGGCACCGGAGTTCTTCACCGAGGACGACATCCACGACTTCTACGCGGCCGACTGGAAGGTCCACTTCAACTCGGCCCGCACGGGCGTCCGCCTGGTCGGCCCGAAGCCCCGCTGGGCCCGCACCGACGGCGGCGAGGCGGGCCTGCACCCGTCCAACATCCACGACACCCCGTACTCGGTGGGCGCCGTCGACTACACCGGCGACATGCCGGTCCTCCTCGGCCCCGACGGCCCGTCCCTGGGCGGCTTCGTCTGCCCGGCGACGGTCATCAGCCAAGAGCGCTGGAAACTGGGCCAGTTCAGGCCCGGCGACACGGTGCGCTTCACCCCGGTGAACGTCGACGGCTCACCCCGCCCCGACATCGTGGACGGCGGAATCCTGGCGAGGGACGGAGACGTCACCTTCCGCCGCAGCGGCGACGACAACCTCCTCGTCGAATTCGGCCCCATGCAACTGGACTTGGCGCAGCGCATGCGGGTCCACGCCCTGATGGAGGCGGTGGCGGAGGCCGACTTCGAGGGCGTCACGGACCTCACCCCGGGCATCCGCTCACTCCAGATCCAGACGGACCCGGCCCGCCTCCCCCAATCCCAACTCCTCACCTCCGTAAGGGAGATAGCGGCAGCACTGCCACCCACGGACCAACTGATCGTCCCCTCCCGCACGGTCCACCTCCCCCTCTCCTGGGACGACCCGGCGACCCGCGAGGCCATCGCCCGCTACATGGCAGGCGTCCGCGACGACGCCCCCTGGTGCCCCTGGAACATCGAGTTCATCCGCCGCGTCAACGGCCTGGACGCGGTCGAGGACGTCTACGGCACGGTCTTCGACGCGGAGTACCTCGTACTGGGCCTGGGAGACGTCTACTTGGGCGCTCCCGTGGCAACCCCGCTGGACCCCCGCCACCGCCTGGTCACCACCAAATACAACCCGGCCCGCACCTGGACCGCCGAGAACTCGGTAGGCATCGGCGGCGCGTACCTCTGCGTCTACGGCATGGAGGGCCCCGGCGGCTACCAGTTCGTGGGCAGGACGACCCAGGTCTGGTCGGGGTGGCAGCAACGCGGCGCGTTCGAACCGGGCTCCCCGTGGCTCCTCCGCTTCTTCGACCGCATCAAGTGGTACCCGGTGGAGCCGGACGAACTCCTCGAACTCCGGGCCGACATCACCTCCGGCCGCTTCGTCCCGCGCATCGAGGAGGGCACGTTCTCCCTCGCCGAGTACGAGGCCTTCCTCGCCGAACACGCCGAGTCCATCGCGGAGTTCAGGTCCCGCCAGCAGACGGCGTTCGGCGCGGAACGCGATGCCTGGGAAGCGGCGGGCGAGTTCACCCGGGCGGAGGCGGCAGCCGCCCCGGCCCCACCGCAGGCCGAGGTGACGGTCCCGGCGGGCGGACGCCTGGTGGAGGCCGAATTCGCCGCGTCCGTCTGGCAGTTGAACGTGGAACCGGGCGACGAGGTGACGGCGGGCCAACCCCTGCTGGCCCTGGAGGCGATGAAGATGGAGTCCAGGGTGCACGCGCCCATGGCCGGCATAGTCACGGAAGTCCTGGCCAGGCCCGGCGACCAGGTGGAAGCGGGCACGGCGCTGGTGGTCCTGGCCCCTGCGAGCTGA
- a CDS encoding urea amidolyase associated protein UAAP2, with protein MKTEDAPAVKTVDVPARAAWSAVIRTGETLTITDLHGNQAVDFLVYDAHDTSVRYSAPDTIHAQGNLFLTTGSVLMSNEHTPLMTVTDDEVGRHDTVGGACSKESNTLRYGHHTWSQHACVDNFLAEGARYGLGKRDLVSNINWYMNVPVEKDGTLGIVDGLSAPGLKLTLRAERDVLVLVSNCPQINNPCNGFEPTAVEMTITGAASQGDAG; from the coding sequence ATGAAGACCGAAGACGCACCGGCCGTGAAGACGGTGGACGTACCGGCCCGCGCCGCCTGGTCCGCCGTGATCCGCACCGGCGAGACCCTCACGATCACCGACCTGCACGGCAACCAGGCCGTCGACTTCCTCGTCTACGACGCCCACGACACGTCGGTCCGCTACAGCGCCCCCGACACCATCCACGCCCAGGGCAACCTCTTCCTGACCACCGGCAGCGTGCTGATGTCCAACGAGCACACCCCGCTGATGACCGTCACGGACGACGAGGTCGGCCGGCACGACACGGTCGGCGGCGCCTGCTCCAAGGAGTCCAACACCCTGCGCTACGGCCACCACACCTGGTCGCAGCACGCGTGTGTGGACAACTTCCTCGCGGAGGGCGCCCGTTACGGCCTCGGCAAGCGCGACCTGGTCTCCAACATCAACTGGTACATGAACGTGCCGGTCGAGAAGGACGGCACCCTCGGCATCGTCGACGGCCTCTCCGCCCCGGGCCTGAAACTGACCCTGCGCGCCGAACGCGACGTCCTCGTCCTGGTCTCCAACTGCCCCCAGATCAACAACCCTTGCAACGGCTTCGAGCCGACGGCAGTGGAGATGACGATCACCGGGGCCGCCTCCCAAGGGGATGCCGGATGA